In the Paralichthys olivaceus isolate ysfri-2021 chromosome 15, ASM2471397v2, whole genome shotgun sequence genome, one interval contains:
- the pknox2 gene encoding homeobox protein PKNOX2 isoform X4, with protein sequence MSIAQAAAKAMLSDALLQDGSGMNRFSHLELELPLDKVIKFVSVGLPLMLVCMAFAREISLGPQISCFPPSNFTIKQASYVDTYCWDSLMHHEFDSEGNFEERSLWVHKMFPYSLLAMAVLMYLPALIWRQLVMPTLSSDLLFIIDELDKSYNRSIRLAQSILDMRQNTKNPLTFQAELQRAKKKRYFEYPLLERYMQCKQNSYFLVSMLFLRGFLLLTFMTAACLYLAYFHLSAFLQDEFSCFVRTGMLRDQNWVPELVQCKMIGQLVFQVISVANGAIYVLLAPIVLFSLIRLFVWDTTFISIYEVLPALDIINRRRLGCPLNDLNVLLLFLRANVVHLKSYGKVRALCSLAPPQVGNTTAGQGLHAMLTQEEIEEREEAALELAEEVQEAKEEGKFNLVDIMTILGAAQGRVVNCSEKRPLVEENMSLEPNHQGYHELKETAPFSHY encoded by the exons ATGTCCATCGCCCAGGCAGCGGCCAAGGCCATGCTATCTGATGCCCTGCTCCAGGACGGCTCTGGGATGAACCGGTTCAGCCACCTGGAGCTGGAGCTTCCTCTGGACAAGGTCATCAAATTTGTGTCTGTCGGCCTTCCACTGATGCTGGTGTGCATGGCGTTTGCCCGCGAGATCTCCCTGG GGCCCCAGATCAGCTGTTTCCCTCCGAGCAATTTCACCATCAAGCAGGCCAGCTACGTCGACACGTACTGCTGGGACTCTCTCATGCATCATGAGTTTGACAGCGAAGGGAACTTCGAGGAGCGCTCTCTCTGGGTTCACAAA ATGTTCCCTTACTCCCTTCTGGCCATGGCGGTGCTGATGTACCTGCCAGCTCTGATCTGGCGCCAGCTCGTCATGCCCACACTGAGCTCAGACCTGCTCTTCATAATTGACGAACTAGACAAGTCATACAACCGTTCGATCCGACTGGCCCAGAGCATTCTAGATATGCGGCAGAACACCAAGAACCCCCTCACATTTCaggctgagctgcagag GGCCAAGAAGAAGCGATACTTTGAGTACCCTCTACTGGAGAGATACATGCAGTGCAAGCAGAACTCCTACTTCCTCGTTAGCATGCTTTTCTTGCGGGGATTCCTCCTCCTGACCTTCATGACCGCTGCCTGTCTCTACTTGGCCTACTTCCACCTCTCCGCCTTCCTGCAGGACGAGTTCAGCTGCTTTGTCCGCACGGGCATGCTGCGTGACCAGAACTGGGTTCCGGAGCTGGTTCAGTGTAAAATGATTGGCCAGCTGGTCTTTCAGGTGATAAGTGTGGCCAATGGCGCAATTTACGTCCTGTTGGCTCCCATTGTTCTTTTCAGCTTGATCCGGCTCTTCGTTTGGGACACCACCTTCATCTCCATCTATGAGGTGCTTCCAGCTCTGGATATCATCAACCGCCGTCGGCTTGGCTGCCCGCTGAATGACCTCAATGTCCTTCTGCTGTTCCTGCGTGCCAACGTAGTGCACTTGAAGTCTTATGGAAAAGTGAGGGCATTGTGTTCACTGGCGCCGCCACAGGTGGGCAACACCACAGCAGGGCAAGGCTTACATGCAATGTTAACCCAAGAAGAGATAGAGGAACGTGAAGAGGCTGCGTTGGAGCTGgcagaggaggtgcaggaggccAAGGAGGAGGGGAAATTCAACTTAGTGGATATCATGACTATTCTGGGAGCAGCACAAGGACGAGTGGTAAACTGCAGCGAGAAGAGGCCTCTCGTGGAGGAGAATATGAGTCTGG AGCCAAACCACCAGGGGTACCATGAGTTGAAGGAGACAGCACCATTTAGTCATTACTAG
- the pknox2 gene encoding homeobox protein PKNOX2 isoform X2, translating into MSIAQAAAKAMLSDALLQDGSGMNRFSHLELELPLDKVIKFVSVGLPLMLVCMAFAREISLGPQISCFPPSNFTIKQASYVDTYCWDSLMHHEFDSEGNFEERSLWVHKMFPYSLLAMAVLMYLPALIWRQLVMPTLSSDLLFIIDELDKSYNRSIRLAQSILDMRQNTKNPLTFQAELQRAKKKRYFEYPLLERYMQCKQNSYFLVSMLFLRGFLLLTFMTAACLYLAYFHLSAFLQDEFSCFVRTGMLRDQNWVPELVQCKMIGQLVFQVISVANGAIYVLLAPIVLFSLIRLFVWDTTFISIYEVLPALDIINRRRLGCPLNDLNVLLLFLRANVVHLKSYGKVRALCSLAPPQVGNTTAGQGLHAMLTQEEIEEREEAALELAEEVQEAKEEGKFNLVDIMTILGAAQGRVVNCSEKRPLVEENMSLGTVTLIYTLKRILLVAIFVFIIWDVQKIIK; encoded by the exons ATGTCCATCGCCCAGGCAGCGGCCAAGGCCATGCTATCTGATGCCCTGCTCCAGGACGGCTCTGGGATGAACCGGTTCAGCCACCTGGAGCTGGAGCTTCCTCTGGACAAGGTCATCAAATTTGTGTCTGTCGGCCTTCCACTGATGCTGGTGTGCATGGCGTTTGCCCGCGAGATCTCCCTGG GGCCCCAGATCAGCTGTTTCCCTCCGAGCAATTTCACCATCAAGCAGGCCAGCTACGTCGACACGTACTGCTGGGACTCTCTCATGCATCATGAGTTTGACAGCGAAGGGAACTTCGAGGAGCGCTCTCTCTGGGTTCACAAA ATGTTCCCTTACTCCCTTCTGGCCATGGCGGTGCTGATGTACCTGCCAGCTCTGATCTGGCGCCAGCTCGTCATGCCCACACTGAGCTCAGACCTGCTCTTCATAATTGACGAACTAGACAAGTCATACAACCGTTCGATCCGACTGGCCCAGAGCATTCTAGATATGCGGCAGAACACCAAGAACCCCCTCACATTTCaggctgagctgcagag GGCCAAGAAGAAGCGATACTTTGAGTACCCTCTACTGGAGAGATACATGCAGTGCAAGCAGAACTCCTACTTCCTCGTTAGCATGCTTTTCTTGCGGGGATTCCTCCTCCTGACCTTCATGACCGCTGCCTGTCTCTACTTGGCCTACTTCCACCTCTCCGCCTTCCTGCAGGACGAGTTCAGCTGCTTTGTCCGCACGGGCATGCTGCGTGACCAGAACTGGGTTCCGGAGCTGGTTCAGTGTAAAATGATTGGCCAGCTGGTCTTTCAGGTGATAAGTGTGGCCAATGGCGCAATTTACGTCCTGTTGGCTCCCATTGTTCTTTTCAGCTTGATCCGGCTCTTCGTTTGGGACACCACCTTCATCTCCATCTATGAGGTGCTTCCAGCTCTGGATATCATCAACCGCCGTCGGCTTGGCTGCCCGCTGAATGACCTCAATGTCCTTCTGCTGTTCCTGCGTGCCAACGTAGTGCACTTGAAGTCTTATGGAAAAGTGAGGGCATTGTGTTCACTGGCGCCGCCACAGGTGGGCAACACCACAGCAGGGCAAGGCTTACATGCAATGTTAACCCAAGAAGAGATAGAGGAACGTGAAGAGGCTGCGTTGGAGCTGgcagaggaggtgcaggaggccAAGGAGGAGGGGAAATTCAACTTAGTGGATATCATGACTATTCTGGGAGCAGCACAAGGACGAGTGGTAAACTGCAGCGAGAAGAGGCCTCTCGTGGAGGAGAATATGAGTCTGGGTACCGTAACACTAATCTACACACTCAAACGCATTCTGCTAGTGGCTATTTTTGTCTTCATCATTTGGGATGTACAGAAAATTATTAAGTGA